Proteins found in one Deinococcus hopiensis KR-140 genomic segment:
- a CDS encoding TetR/AcrR family transcriptional regulator, translated as MSKGDRTRTMILERSMEVFSQRGYGGTSLSDLMRATGLEKGGLYNHFPSKDAIALAAFDHAAETLRPRFTAALTQPGPAAERLYAFVAAFRANLAAPLIPGGCPVMNAAIDADDTHPELRARALGVVEGWHHALSRIVEKGIASGEMRPDTDPAAIASLTIAAVEGAVMVARLTEDLNHFDRVASSLQAVFASLQA; from the coding sequence GCACGCGCACGATGATTCTGGAGCGGAGCATGGAGGTGTTCAGCCAGCGGGGTTATGGCGGCACCAGCCTCAGTGACCTGATGCGGGCCACCGGGCTGGAGAAAGGCGGCCTGTACAACCACTTCCCGAGCAAGGACGCCATTGCCCTCGCCGCCTTCGACCACGCTGCCGAAACGCTCCGGCCCCGGTTCACGGCGGCCCTCACCCAGCCCGGACCCGCGGCCGAGCGCCTCTACGCCTTCGTCGCCGCCTTCCGCGCGAATCTGGCCGCTCCCCTCATTCCCGGCGGCTGCCCGGTTATGAATGCCGCCATCGACGCCGACGATACCCATCCCGAATTGCGCGCGCGCGCCTTGGGTGTCGTGGAGGGTTGGCATCACGCCCTCTCGCGCATCGTGGAGAAGGGGATCGCGTCGGGCGAGATGCGCCCCGACACAGATCCAGCGGCCATCGCCTCCCTGACCATCGCTGCCGTAGAGGGTGCCGTGATGGTCGCGCGCCTCACGGAAGATCTCAACCACTTCGACCGCGTCGCTTCAAGCCTGCAGGCCGTCTTCGCCTCTCTGCAGGCTTGA
- a CDS encoding MFS transporter — MTPLIQRPTLLAASVALVVVMLNVSIVNPTLPELARDLRVGPNLGWAVNAYTLAVATLLLAAGALGDRVGHRRMLLAGLGVSALGALLAALAVTFPAVLAGRAVQGVGAALVQPATLALLAHAFTTPQERTRALALWGTASGLGIALGPVVGGLLVDAVGWHGPFALLAAACLGALLPALRVPFETPRSGRREPFDVPGLILIVAALGSGVLALAQGRVWGWSSPPILALLAFFLVALTAFLRVERSARRPLVDLAVRRAPGFIPATLTGLLAFLATFGLLPFLTVFLQTHLGLSATRAGLLVLCFPLGFALGSALSGRLTPARGARFTLTVGLGLAAVSTLLWCGIGLERPPGLMALNFGGWGLGLGVSLSALTVVALAHVPAAQAGMASGLLNTARQLGTALGVSVFGALVASASSSPSYVTGLQLGALLAGGALFVGLALCLTALPTSPARPVAPALRLAEEEA; from the coding sequence GTGACCCCTCTCATCCAGCGCCCGACCCTGCTCGCGGCGAGCGTCGCCCTCGTGGTCGTGATGCTCAACGTGTCCATCGTCAATCCCACCCTGCCCGAGCTCGCCCGCGACCTGCGGGTCGGCCCGAATCTGGGATGGGCCGTCAACGCCTATACCCTGGCCGTCGCCACCCTGCTGCTCGCCGCGGGTGCTTTGGGGGACCGGGTGGGACACCGCCGCATGTTGCTCGCCGGGCTGGGCGTGAGCGCACTGGGCGCGTTGCTGGCAGCGCTCGCGGTCACCTTCCCCGCGGTCCTCGCCGGGCGCGCCGTACAGGGCGTAGGGGCCGCCCTGGTCCAGCCTGCCACCCTCGCGCTGCTCGCGCACGCCTTCACCACCCCGCAGGAGCGGACCCGGGCCCTGGCGCTGTGGGGCACGGCGTCCGGCCTGGGCATCGCGTTAGGACCCGTGGTGGGGGGCCTGCTCGTCGATGCGGTGGGTTGGCACGGCCCCTTTGCCCTCCTTGCCGCTGCCTGCCTGGGCGCGCTGCTGCCAGCGCTCCGCGTGCCTTTTGAGACCCCCAGGAGTGGACGGCGTGAACCCTTTGATGTTCCTGGGCTGATCCTGATCGTGGCGGCCCTGGGCAGCGGCGTGTTGGCCCTGGCGCAGGGGCGCGTCTGGGGCTGGAGCTCACCGCCCATCCTCGCGCTGCTCGCGTTTTTCCTGGTCGCGCTGACCGCGTTCCTGCGGGTCGAGCGCTCGGCGCGCCGTCCACTCGTGGACCTCGCGGTGCGCCGAGCGCCCGGTTTTATCCCGGCGACCCTCACCGGCTTGCTCGCCTTCCTCGCCACCTTCGGCCTGCTGCCTTTCCTCACGGTGTTCCTGCAAACCCACCTGGGCCTGAGCGCCACCCGCGCGGGCCTGCTCGTGCTGTGCTTCCCCCTGGGATTCGCCCTGGGCTCAGCCCTCAGCGGACGGTTGACCCCCGCCCGCGGAGCGCGGTTCACCCTGACCGTCGGTCTGGGACTGGCGGCCGTTAGCACCCTGCTGTGGTGCGGGATCGGGTTGGAGCGCCCGCCCGGCCTGATGGCCCTGAATTTCGGCGGATGGGGTCTGGGGCTGGGCGTGAGCCTGAGCGCCTTGACCGTGGTCGCCCTGGCGCACGTGCCGGCGGCGCAGGCAGGCATGGCGTCGGGCCTGCTGAACACCGCGCGTCAACTGGGCACTGCCCTCGGTGTGTCGGTCTTCGGTGCCCTGGTCGCCTCCGCGTCTTCCAGCCCCTCCTACGTCACAGGCCTGCAGCTCGGCGCCCTGCTGGCGGGCGGTGCCCTCTTCGTGGGCCTGGCGCTCTGCCTCACGGCCTTGCCCACCTCGCCCGCAAGGCCAGTGGCACCGGCCCTGCGGCTGGCGGAGGAGGAAGCGTGA
- the fabF gene encoding beta-ketoacyl-ACP synthase II yields the protein MTRPDLNAPIFLPSRRRVVVTGLGPVTPIGIGASAFQGAQHRGYSGIRRITRFDASDLPVRIAGEVDADLRRWVDPREARRLDRFAQLALAAAELALEDARLDPVTLDLERTGVVIGSSIGGMETWEAQTRLAFERGLSRLSPFFIPMLMANAATAHVAIRYGLQGPSTVPATACTTGADALGTALRLLQHGEADVVLAGGADALVTPLVVSAFSVMKALSTNNVSPEEASRPFSAGRDGFVLAEGAGVLVLETLEHARARSARIYAELLGFGRATDAYHVANPHPEGRGAAQAMRRALKDAGVAAEAIGYLNAHATSTPAGDRAEVLAIREVFGEHAPKLLISSTKSMTGHSLGASGAVEAIATVQALFSGVVPPTINLREPDPELTLDFVPTTAREHGAQYALSNSFAFGGHDAALLFGAFRERE from the coding sequence ATGACGCGTCCTGACCTGAACGCGCCCATCTTCCTCCCTTCCCGGCGGCGGGTGGTCGTCACCGGCCTGGGTCCCGTCACCCCCATCGGGATCGGTGCGTCCGCCTTTCAAGGCGCCCAGCACCGCGGGTACAGTGGGATCCGCCGCATCACCCGCTTCGACGCCTCCGACCTGCCCGTACGGATTGCGGGTGAGGTGGACGCGGACCTCAGGCGCTGGGTCGATCCCAGAGAGGCGAGGCGCCTCGACCGCTTCGCGCAACTCGCCCTGGCTGCTGCGGAGCTCGCCCTGGAGGACGCCCGCCTGGACCCGGTCACCCTCGACCTGGAGCGGACCGGCGTCGTGATCGGGAGCTCAATCGGCGGTATGGAAACGTGGGAGGCCCAGACCCGGCTCGCCTTTGAGCGGGGCCTGTCGCGGCTCAGCCCCTTTTTCATCCCGATGCTCATGGCGAACGCCGCCACGGCCCACGTCGCCATCCGGTACGGCCTGCAAGGCCCCAGCACGGTCCCTGCCACCGCCTGCACCACCGGTGCGGACGCCCTCGGCACCGCGCTGCGTCTCCTGCAGCACGGCGAGGCGGACGTCGTCCTCGCGGGCGGCGCGGACGCGCTGGTCACGCCCCTGGTCGTCAGTGCGTTCTCGGTCATGAAAGCGTTGTCCACGAACAACGTCTCCCCAGAGGAGGCGAGCCGTCCATTCTCCGCGGGCAGGGACGGCTTCGTGCTCGCGGAAGGTGCGGGCGTGCTGGTGCTGGAGACCCTGGAGCATGCTCGGGCGCGGTCAGCGCGGATCTATGCCGAACTGTTGGGTTTCGGTCGGGCCACCGACGCGTATCACGTGGCCAATCCCCACCCGGAAGGACGAGGAGCGGCCCAGGCCATGCGCCGGGCGCTGAAGGATGCGGGCGTTGCCGCGGAGGCGATCGGGTACCTCAACGCGCACGCCACGTCTACTCCCGCCGGAGACCGGGCGGAGGTGCTCGCCATTCGGGAGGTGTTCGGAGAGCACGCCCCGAAGCTGCTCATTTCAAGCACCAAGAGCATGACCGGGCACAGCCTGGGGGCCTCGGGGGCTGTGGAGGCCATCGCCACCGTTCAGGCCCTCTTTTCGGGCGTGGTGCCGCCGACCATCAACCTGCGTGAGCCCGACCCGGAACTCACGCTGGACTTCGTGCCGACTACGGCGCGAGAACACGGCGCCCAGTACGCCCTGTCGAACTCGTTCGCCTTCGGGGGCCATGACGCCGCCCTGCTGTTCGGCGCCTTTCGTGAACGGGAGTGA
- a CDS encoding cation:proton antiporter encodes MFRLLSALAACTLGTGPALAAEGGAVHTGPPEFLLHLTLLLLVSALAAYLSFRARLVPIIGFLLAGVLVGPGVLGLIRDPALISAVSEVGVMLLLFTIGVEFSLERLTRIARLIFLGGGLQTGLTVGAVAGALLAFGVSGQNAVFTGCLVALSSTAIVMRLLGERGETGARTGQVALGVLIFQDLAVVLMVLLIPMLAGQGGGLGGVAFALIKAVGIIAFVLVAARRLVPPVMEVVARTCSTEIFLLTVVALCFGTASLTAMAGVSLALGAFLAGLLVSESRYGMQALGEILPLQVLFSAAFFLSVGLQLDPAFLLAHLPAVLGAVLLIAAIKVVMTALSARLLGEPPQVALPVALLTAQVGEFSFVLAAAGTALGLSFAGLGAQGTQVFIAATVLLMVLTPTLGALAGPLVGRLPQPMRAPVEEPAAEDHGAALPVADRVVFAGYGAHARLAARALSRAGVPYSVITRSPDGASELSGRGAPVLIADYTRAGLLRDLGLASARVLVIADDDAEMTARAVSVARTVAPELPVITRAETPDDLNHLKALGARHVLTPRKEIAAGILDLLTPPEFSRAEIARHLAERPAVSLTPEQQAQCEHALAASGPVFPEADVCLECIALGDTWVHLRTCMTCGHVGCCDSSKNRHATQHARTRTHPVIHSAEPGETWAYCYEHGWTR; translated from the coding sequence ATGTTTCGTCTGCTTTCCGCGCTCGCTGCATGTACGCTTGGGACTGGGCCAGCCCTCGCTGCGGAAGGTGGGGCCGTCCACACCGGTCCCCCTGAGTTTCTCCTGCACCTGACCCTGCTCCTGCTGGTTTCGGCGCTCGCCGCATACCTGTCTTTTCGGGCGCGGCTGGTACCCATCATTGGTTTTCTGCTTGCGGGTGTACTCGTCGGACCGGGCGTCTTGGGGCTGATCCGCGACCCGGCCCTGATCTCCGCGGTGAGCGAGGTCGGCGTTATGCTGCTGCTCTTTACCATCGGGGTCGAGTTCAGCCTGGAGAGGCTCACGCGCATCGCCCGGCTGATTTTCCTGGGGGGCGGCCTTCAGACGGGATTGACGGTCGGTGCCGTTGCTGGAGCCCTGCTCGCCTTTGGAGTGAGCGGGCAGAACGCCGTTTTTACCGGTTGCCTGGTCGCCCTGTCGAGCACGGCCATCGTAATGCGCCTGCTCGGCGAGCGGGGCGAGACGGGCGCGCGCACCGGTCAGGTGGCACTGGGCGTGCTGATCTTCCAGGACCTCGCGGTGGTGCTGATGGTGCTGCTGATCCCCATGCTGGCGGGGCAGGGCGGAGGGCTGGGCGGCGTTGCCTTCGCGCTGATCAAAGCGGTCGGCATCATTGCCTTTGTGCTCGTCGCGGCGCGCCGCCTCGTGCCTCCCGTCATGGAGGTGGTGGCCAGGACGTGCAGCACCGAGATCTTTCTCCTCACCGTGGTGGCCCTTTGCTTTGGGACAGCGAGCCTGACTGCCATGGCGGGCGTCAGCCTCGCGCTGGGGGCCTTCCTGGCTGGCCTGCTGGTGAGCGAGAGCCGCTACGGCATGCAGGCGCTGGGTGAAATTCTTCCCCTTCAGGTGCTGTTCAGCGCCGCGTTTTTCCTGTCGGTGGGATTGCAACTGGACCCAGCCTTCCTCCTGGCCCACCTGCCCGCCGTGCTGGGGGCGGTGCTCCTGATCGCTGCGATCAAAGTGGTGATGACCGCCCTGAGTGCCCGGCTGCTGGGCGAACCCCCCCAGGTGGCCCTGCCGGTGGCGCTCCTGACAGCGCAAGTGGGCGAGTTCTCCTTCGTGCTGGCGGCCGCAGGCACCGCGTTGGGCCTGAGCTTCGCGGGACTGGGCGCACAGGGCACGCAGGTATTTATCGCCGCAACGGTGCTGCTGATGGTGCTGACGCCCACCCTCGGTGCCCTGGCCGGGCCGCTGGTGGGCCGGTTGCCGCAACCCATGCGCGCCCCGGTGGAGGAACCGGCCGCAGAGGATCATGGGGCTGCGCTGCCCGTGGCAGACCGGGTGGTGTTCGCCGGGTATGGAGCGCATGCGCGGCTCGCGGCTCGCGCACTGTCGCGCGCAGGGGTGCCGTACAGCGTCATCACCCGCAGTCCAGACGGAGCGAGCGAACTTTCGGGGCGTGGCGCCCCAGTCCTCATCGCCGACTACACCCGGGCCGGCTTGCTGCGCGACCTGGGGCTCGCCTCGGCCCGCGTCTTGGTCATTGCGGACGACGATGCGGAAATGACGGCCCGCGCAGTGAGCGTGGCCCGCACGGTGGCACCGGAACTGCCCGTGATCACGCGGGCCGAAACCCCCGACGACTTAAATCACCTTAAGGCGCTGGGAGCGCGGCACGTGCTGACACCGCGAAAGGAAATTGCCGCTGGAATCCTGGACCTGCTGACTCCCCCGGAATTCAGCCGCGCCGAGATCGCCCGGCACCTCGCTGAGCGGCCAGCGGTCAGCCTCACTCCAGAGCAGCAGGCGCAGTGCGAACACGCCCTGGCAGCCTCGGGGCCGGTGTTCCCGGAAGCTGACGTCTGCCTGGAATGCATTGCGCTGGGCGACACCTGGGTTCACCTGCGCACCTGCATGACGTGCGGACATGTGGGCTGCTGCGATTCCTCGAAAAACAGGCACGCGACCCAGCACGCCCGCACGCGGACCCACCCAGTGATTCACAGCGCTGAGCCCGGCGAAACCTGGGCGTACTGCTATGAGCACGGCTGGACACGGTAA
- a CDS encoding DMT family transporter: MALSSSSTPTQTATRQALTGVLLTVFLWGANVVLLKALLAHLNAETINLGRFLIAGTVLLVLAVRAHGWPRWDARTWGQVAAVGLLGNSVFQTFFLAGIGASPAGVAGLVNGVVPVLVIPLGLLLGQRPSRRQAGGVTVAFAGLLALLAVTRQPGTPVSLSGLGWLLAAATAWAMYTLWNRPLTQRLGALPFVAFSLVLGCLPYVAWALTHLPRAHNVPLFAWLGVTLSALGANVIAYLAWANGTRILGAARTSVWNTLAPAIALVLSAAALHERLPPAVWGAAAVILVGATLANWPGQRQDRPEPLRPR; the protein is encoded by the coding sequence GTGGCCCTCTCCTCCTCGTCAACGCCCACCCAGACTGCGACGCGGCAGGCCCTGACCGGCGTGCTCCTTACCGTGTTTCTGTGGGGCGCAAACGTGGTGCTGCTCAAGGCCTTGCTCGCCCACCTGAATGCCGAGACCATCAACCTCGGCCGCTTCCTGATCGCCGGTACCGTGTTGCTGGTTCTGGCTGTGCGTGCCCACGGCTGGCCCCGCTGGGACGCCCGGACCTGGGGTCAGGTGGCGGCGGTGGGCCTGCTGGGCAACTCGGTGTTCCAGACGTTTTTCCTGGCAGGCATCGGTGCGAGTCCAGCGGGGGTGGCAGGCCTGGTCAACGGCGTCGTGCCCGTGCTGGTGATTCCACTGGGGCTACTGCTGGGCCAGCGGCCGAGCAGGCGTCAGGCGGGAGGGGTGACCGTCGCGTTCGCTGGCCTGCTCGCCCTGTTGGCCGTCACGCGGCAGCCCGGGACGCCTGTGTCCCTGTCGGGTCTGGGATGGCTCCTGGCCGCCGCCACCGCCTGGGCCATGTATACCCTCTGGAACCGCCCCCTGACCCAGCGGCTCGGGGCGTTGCCATTCGTCGCGTTCAGTCTGGTCCTCGGCTGTCTGCCGTATGTGGCGTGGGCGCTCACCCACCTGCCGCGCGCTCATAACGTTCCCCTCTTTGCCTGGCTGGGCGTAACTCTCAGCGCCCTAGGAGCCAATGTCATCGCCTATCTGGCCTGGGCGAATGGAACGCGGATCCTCGGTGCCGCCCGAACGAGCGTCTGGAACACGCTCGCCCCGGCCATCGCCCTGGTGCTCAGCGCCGCCGCACTGCACGAACGTCTGCCGCCTGCCGTGTGGGGGGCTGCCGCCGTGATTCTGGTTGGAGCCACACTGGCAAACTGGCCCGGACAGCGCCAGGACCGTCCGGAGCCTCTGCGCCCACGGTAA
- a CDS encoding Type 1 glutamine amidotransferase-like domain-containing protein, whose protein sequence is MLELTALPSIKKEYWAAIQEADALLVYGGDVVCLSCWTRESELENLLPSLRETVYVGISAGSMVTAPVFGETYDDPETPFVISAGMGLVDFALLLHLDHENHPERSSAKVERMAAEVPVPTYWIDDETAIKVTDGTLEAVSEGRWELKPVSAAPLTRTFRGGLCPFLLFLGMFVKKRSSF, encoded by the coding sequence GTGCTGGAACTCACCGCACTGCCCAGCATTAAAAAAGAGTATTGGGCTGCTATTCAGGAGGCGGACGCCCTGCTGGTATATGGCGGCGACGTCGTGTGCCTGAGCTGCTGGACGCGGGAGTCCGAATTAGAGAACCTCCTGCCGTCGCTGCGAGAGACGGTCTATGTGGGGATTAGCGCGGGTAGCATGGTCACGGCCCCTGTCTTCGGAGAGACGTACGATGACCCTGAGACGCCCTTTGTCATCAGTGCGGGGATGGGGCTGGTAGATTTCGCGTTGCTTTTACACCTGGATCACGAGAACCATCCAGAGCGTTCTTCAGCCAAGGTAGAGAGAATGGCCGCCGAGGTCCCCGTGCCAACCTATTGGATTGACGACGAGACCGCCATCAAGGTGACGGATGGAACCCTCGAAGCCGTCTCTGAAGGGCGTTGGGAACTTAAACCCGTCTCTGCTGCCCCTCTGACCCGTACTTTCCGCGGAGGGCTGTGCCCTTTCCTACTGTTCCTCGGGATGTTTGTCAAAAAGAGATCCTCTTTTTGA
- a CDS encoding molybdopterin oxidoreductase: MHVGNYLGLVHGSEERLVDALSKVAEHHQDEPDIYETCQLLAAWSRKHLGHLKPLVQKYKENKNSEPENLENALFHGPRQGSLALLRDLHDLWLLANEVQLCWTVLEQAAQALRDDELERVCQECGNETKRQLAFFLMRIKQAAPQTLVVA, encoded by the coding sequence ATGCACGTCGGAAATTACCTCGGATTGGTGCACGGCAGCGAAGAGCGGCTGGTGGACGCACTGTCGAAAGTGGCCGAACATCATCAGGACGAGCCCGATATTTACGAAACCTGTCAGCTACTCGCCGCCTGGTCCAGGAAACACCTCGGTCATTTGAAACCGCTGGTGCAGAAGTACAAGGAAAACAAGAATTCTGAACCGGAGAATCTGGAAAACGCGCTGTTTCATGGACCACGTCAGGGGAGCTTGGCGCTGCTGCGAGACCTGCACGACCTCTGGTTGCTGGCGAATGAAGTGCAACTCTGCTGGACTGTTCTGGAGCAGGCCGCTCAGGCACTGCGGGACGACGAGCTGGAGCGTGTCTGTCAGGAATGCGGCAACGAGACCAAACGTCAGCTCGCCTTTTTTCTGATGCGTATCAAGCAGGCTGCCCCTCAAACGTTGGTGGTCGCCTAG
- a CDS encoding molybdopterin oxidoreductase family protein translates to MTTESRNSINDIWGQRTPHGPTQEWPIRVDERVLETPERWVRGTCVLCSNGCGLDIGVKNGRIVGVRGLATDVTNKGRLGPKGLHGWVANHSPDRLTKPLIREDGQLREASWNEAMDLIVRKSKQIVEEYTALGIGFYTSGQLFLEEYYTLAVIGKAGLGTPHMDGNTRLCTATAAAALKVSFGSDGQPGGYEDLDTTDTILHVGHNIASQQTVLWMRILDRLAGPNPPKIIVIDPRCTFTAEKATIHLTPKVGTNVAVLNGLLHLILRAGTIDQEFLNDHTIGYDELKATVEKYTPELVEQLSGVPAAHLRAAGEILANTKSLVSTVLQGVYQSMQATAAAVQVNNIHLVRGLIGKPGSGILQMNGQPTSQNTRETGADGDLPGFRNWGNKGHIEQLARLWNVPLNKIPHWSPPTHAMQIWRYAEQGSIKMLWIQATNPAVSLPQLDRVRKILHKEDLFVVVQDAFMTETARYANVVLPAAIWGEKTGTFTNVSRTVHISCKAIEPPGEAKSDLDIFLDYAHRMDFRDQDGEPLIKWTDAESAFEAWKECTRGRPCDYTGFTYEKLLAGSGIPWPVNEANPNGTVRLYTDFVFPTSADYAETYGHDLETGAAHTQEEYKANDPKGRALIKASEYREPHEVPDDEYPLWLTTGRQVYHFHTRTKTGRSKELQEAAPDAFVQISPEDAATYGIEQDDWILVESRRGVVIERARIGDIEPGLVFIPWHYGYWDDPSRPRAANELTLTEWDPVSKQPHYKYAAVRISKYDAKDAVPQPGLMRRAAQAATNLLSRNQAEDNTAPKSQAQQPKTTQRVDG, encoded by the coding sequence ATGACCACCGAATCACGCAACAGCATTAACGACATCTGGGGACAGCGCACGCCGCACGGTCCTACTCAGGAGTGGCCCATACGGGTGGACGAACGGGTCCTGGAAACACCCGAGCGCTGGGTCCGGGGGACTTGCGTGCTGTGCTCGAATGGATGCGGTCTGGATATAGGTGTGAAAAATGGCCGGATCGTCGGCGTCCGCGGCCTCGCTACGGACGTGACCAATAAGGGTCGCCTGGGCCCCAAAGGTCTGCACGGCTGGGTGGCGAACCACAGTCCAGACCGACTGACGAAGCCGTTGATCCGCGAGGACGGGCAGTTACGAGAAGCGAGTTGGAACGAAGCCATGGACCTCATCGTGCGCAAGTCCAAACAGATCGTCGAGGAATACACTGCCCTGGGAATTGGCTTTTACACCAGTGGACAGCTCTTTCTGGAGGAGTACTACACGCTGGCCGTGATCGGCAAAGCGGGGCTGGGGACGCCGCACATGGACGGCAATACTCGGCTGTGCACAGCGACCGCCGCCGCCGCGCTGAAAGTCTCGTTCGGCAGTGACGGGCAGCCCGGTGGGTACGAGGACCTCGATACAACCGACACGATCTTGCACGTCGGGCACAACATCGCGTCACAACAGACGGTGCTGTGGATGCGGATCCTTGACCGCCTTGCAGGTCCCAACCCACCGAAAATCATCGTGATCGATCCCCGCTGCACCTTCACCGCCGAGAAGGCCACCATACACCTAACACCCAAAGTGGGTACCAACGTCGCGGTCCTGAACGGCCTGCTGCACCTGATCCTTCGGGCCGGGACCATCGATCAGGAATTCCTCAACGACCATACCATTGGGTACGACGAGCTCAAGGCAACCGTCGAGAAGTACACTCCCGAACTCGTGGAACAGTTGTCAGGTGTGCCGGCCGCTCACCTGCGTGCGGCCGGCGAGATCCTGGCGAATACAAAGAGTCTCGTCTCTACCGTCTTGCAGGGCGTGTACCAATCGATGCAAGCCACTGCAGCTGCCGTACAGGTAAACAACATCCACCTCGTTCGTGGACTGATTGGAAAACCTGGCAGCGGCATTCTCCAGATGAACGGACAACCCACGTCCCAGAATACCCGTGAGACAGGGGCTGACGGCGACCTGCCCGGCTTTCGAAACTGGGGGAACAAAGGGCACATCGAGCAGCTTGCCAGGCTCTGGAACGTTCCTTTGAACAAGATCCCGCATTGGAGTCCTCCGACCCACGCCATGCAGATCTGGCGGTACGCTGAGCAGGGAAGTATCAAGATGTTGTGGATTCAGGCGACCAATCCCGCTGTGAGTCTCCCTCAACTGGACCGCGTCCGGAAGATCCTTCATAAAGAAGACCTGTTCGTGGTCGTGCAAGACGCTTTTATGACGGAGACGGCACGTTACGCCAACGTGGTGCTGCCCGCCGCCATCTGGGGTGAGAAGACCGGTACCTTCACCAACGTTAGCCGAACCGTCCATATCTCTTGCAAAGCCATTGAGCCTCCCGGGGAGGCGAAGAGCGACCTCGACATCTTCCTCGACTACGCCCACCGTATGGATTTCCGAGACCAGGACGGGGAGCCGCTCATCAAGTGGACTGATGCCGAGAGTGCATTTGAAGCCTGGAAGGAATGTACCAGGGGGCGGCCCTGCGACTATACGGGCTTCACGTACGAGAAACTCCTCGCGGGCAGTGGTATTCCGTGGCCTGTGAACGAGGCGAACCCAAACGGTACCGTTCGCCTGTACACCGACTTCGTCTTCCCGACGAGTGCAGACTACGCCGAGACGTACGGGCATGATCTTGAGACGGGAGCCGCGCACACCCAGGAGGAGTACAAGGCAAACGATCCGAAAGGCCGCGCCCTGATCAAGGCCTCGGAGTACCGCGAGCCGCACGAGGTGCCGGACGACGAGTACCCCCTGTGGCTCACCACAGGGCGGCAGGTGTACCATTTCCACACCCGCACCAAGACGGGCAGGTCCAAGGAACTGCAAGAGGCTGCGCCAGACGCGTTCGTGCAGATTTCTCCAGAAGACGCGGCAACGTACGGCATTGAACAAGACGACTGGATTCTGGTGGAGTCTAGACGGGGCGTGGTAATCGAGCGCGCCCGCATCGGTGATATTGAGCCGGGTCTGGTGTTTATTCCCTGGCATTACGGGTACTGGGATGACCCGAGCCGGCCACGCGCAGCGAACGAGTTGACGCTCACCGAGTGGGACCCGGTGAGCAAGCAGCCGCACTACAAGTACGCCGCTGTGCGAATCAGCAAATACGATGCCAAGGACGCCGTGCCCCAACCCGGGTTGATGAGGCGTGCTGCGCAAGCGGCCACGAACCTGCTCTCGAGAAACCAAGCCGAGGACAACACGGCCCCGAAGTCCCAAGCGCAACAGCCGAAAACGACACAAAGGGTGGATGGTTGA
- a CDS encoding MarR family winged helix-turn-helix transcriptional regulator, whose product MPAKRGPTILHDQAAVKPLPPSILAALAAFRAALSRYSDATRHCLAEEGVSPRQFTLLAVLSQAPSGQLSVGEVAAALHLNHNSAVGLTQRAERAGLIERVPDSSDARRVLIRLSERGTDLLHQLARAHITGLCEERGQLVTSLQRWTQELEATEDP is encoded by the coding sequence ATGCCCGCCAAGCGAGGCCCCACCATCCTTCACGACCAGGCCGCCGTCAAGCCCCTGCCGCCCTCCATCCTCGCTGCGCTCGCCGCGTTCCGTGCGGCGCTGTCCAGATACAGTGACGCCACGCGCCACTGTTTGGCGGAGGAGGGCGTCAGCCCCAGGCAGTTCACGCTGCTCGCCGTGCTCAGTCAAGCGCCGTCCGGACAACTCAGTGTCGGTGAGGTGGCTGCTGCGCTGCATCTGAACCACAACAGTGCTGTAGGACTGACGCAGCGTGCGGAACGCGCTGGGCTGATCGAGCGCGTTCCGGATTCGTCCGATGCCCGGCGGGTCCTGATCCGCCTGAGTGAACGTGGAACGGATCTGCTGCACCAGCTGGCCCGCGCGCATATCACTGGACTCTGCGAGGAGCGCGGTCAGCTGGTCACGTCACTGCAACGCTGGACACAAGAGCTTGAGGCAACGGAGGATCCCTAA